A stretch of DNA from Methanoplanus endosymbiosus:
ACCATATGATGCTATATGACAGATGTTCGGCTGGGAAATCAGATCTCAGGACACCAGATTTAAAGAAATGTCACATAATCTGCACTCTTCAAAATCCTGATAGCAAAATACGGTTTATCAGCCTCCTTTGACCTCACAAAATATGTCATTCTCAAAACACTCATTAGCCTATAATAAAGATCTTTATGGTAGGATGAGTAAGGGCCCAACACCTGCGATGAAGCAGTTTTACGACTTAAAAGACAAATATCCCGGAACAATCCTCTTTTTCCAGATGGGGGACTTCTATGAGACATTTGGAGAGGATGCTGAGGTTGTTGCCAGTGAGCTGGACATAACCCTGACATCCCGCGGCAGAGATATAAACGGTGAAAAGATGGCTCTTGCCGGAGTTCCGATCCATGCAGGAGAGACATACATCTCAAGGATGGTACAGAAGGGTTACCGTGTTGCTGTCTGTGACCAGATTGAAGATCCAAAAAAGGCAAAGGGCATAGTAAAAAGAGATGTTGTAAGAGTCATCACACCCGGAACTGTAATCGACTCATCAATGATTGGAACTTCGGGATCATGCTACCTGATGTCACTTGACTACAACTCCAAAAAAAATGAATTTGGCATGGCATTTCTTGATGTCTCAACCGGAGAATTTTTTATATCAGAATGCAGGGAGAGCAATGGCTATACATCACTTAATTCTGAGATTGTGCGTTATAGCCCGTCTGAATGTATAGTCTCCCAAAAAGTTCCGGAATCAGCAATAAAAGAGCTTGAAAATAAAAATATTCTCATAACTCCGTACAACACAAGGGCATTTGATTATGAAACTGCCAGGGATTTCCTTCAGGATTACTTCAGTGTATCATCACTTGAAGGATTTGGCTGCATGGGCATGGATCTTGCCATCGGATCTGCCGGAGCATGCCTTTCATACGCCTGCTATACCCAGAAAAAAGACCTTGGACATATAAGAAAACTGTCTGTCAGAATTCCGGAGAACAGCATGGTTCTCGATGCAATCACGCTTAGAAATCTCGAAATTCTGGAGAACATAAGAAACCGTGGGAAGGACACATCCCTCTTTGGCGTATTAAATGATACAAAAACCTCAATGGGAATAAGAATCCTGAAGAAATTCCTGACAGCCCCGCTGATAAACAAAGAAGATATCGGGAAGAGACATGACGCAGTTGAATACTTCCTGAACAACTCCGCCACAAGATATAAACTGCGGGGACATTTACACAAATTCCCGGACATTGAAAGAATTGCCGGAAGGATCTCATACGGCAATGCAGGCCCGCGTGATCTCGTCACACTCAAAAATGCACTGCTTAAAATTCCGGAGATAAAATATCTTATAAATCCGGCATCCGAAAGACTTCCAGCACTAATACGGGAGTCTGTTTCCGGTGCAGAGGCACTCACTGACGTAACAGAACTCATTGAATCTGCAATTAATGATGAACCGCCTGTCCTTGCAAGAACAGGAGGCGTAATCCGGGATGGTTACAGCAGTGAACTTGATGAACTCAGGGATATTGCATATTCAGGCAAAAACTGGATTGCAGAATTTCAGCAGGGTGAAAGGGAGAGAACCGGAATCAAATCCTTAAAGGTAGGATTTAATAAAGTATCCGGATACTATATCGAAGTCACAAAGTCGAATCTCAGCCTTGTCCCACCCGAATACCTGAGAAAACAGACAATGTCAAACGGTGAGAGATATACCCTTCCGGTTTTGCAGGAGAAGGAATCTCTCATATCAAATGCAGAGGAGAAACTGCTTGCACTTGAACTTGAATTATTCAACAGCTTAATCTTATCACTTGCAGAAGTTGTCCCGGCAATACAGAAGACATCCGGACATATCGGTCTTCTGGATGTATATGCAGCATTTAGCAATGTATCAGATCTATACAACTATAAACGTCCGGTGATTGAAAATTCCGGCAGGCTCATCATATCAGACGGCCGCCACCCTGTTGTTGAGAGAAACATGGATAACAGTTTTGTGCCGAATGATTCCGGACTTGAAAGTGAGAGCGAACAGATCTTAATCATCACCGGAGCAAACATGGCAGGAAAATCCACCTACATGCGCCAGGTTGCCCTGATAACAGTAATGGCACAGGCAGGATGCTTTGTCCCCGCAGCCAGTGCTGTGATAGGAATTGTGGACCGGATATTTACCCGCGTTGGTGCATTTGATGATCTCTCAAGCGGCCAGAGTACATTTATGGTTGAGATGCTTGAACTCGCCAATATTCTTAATAACATCACCGACAAAAGTCTTGTAATTCTTGATGAGATCGGCAGGGGGACAAGCACACTTGACGGCTACTCCATTGCAAAGGCAGTGCTTGAATTCCTTCACGGCAGATCAAAGAGCGGACCGAGGACACTATTTGCAACGCATTTCCATGAGATGGTCGGGATGGAAGGTGAACTTAAGAGAGTGAGCAATTATCATTTCGCTGTAAACGAGACCGGAAGGGATGTAGTATTCCTCAGAAAACTTATTCCGGGTGCGACAGACAGGAGCTATGGTATCCATGTTGCAAAGCTTGCCGGAATCCCAAAGAAAGTGCTTGA
This window harbors:
- the mutS gene encoding DNA mismatch repair protein MutS codes for the protein MSKGPTPAMKQFYDLKDKYPGTILFFQMGDFYETFGEDAEVVASELDITLTSRGRDINGEKMALAGVPIHAGETYISRMVQKGYRVAVCDQIEDPKKAKGIVKRDVVRVITPGTVIDSSMIGTSGSCYLMSLDYNSKKNEFGMAFLDVSTGEFFISECRESNGYTSLNSEIVRYSPSECIVSQKVPESAIKELENKNILITPYNTRAFDYETARDFLQDYFSVSSLEGFGCMGMDLAIGSAGACLSYACYTQKKDLGHIRKLSVRIPENSMVLDAITLRNLEILENIRNRGKDTSLFGVLNDTKTSMGIRILKKFLTAPLINKEDIGKRHDAVEYFLNNSATRYKLRGHLHKFPDIERIAGRISYGNAGPRDLVTLKNALLKIPEIKYLINPASERLPALIRESVSGAEALTDVTELIESAINDEPPVLARTGGVIRDGYSSELDELRDIAYSGKNWIAEFQQGERERTGIKSLKVGFNKVSGYYIEVTKSNLSLVPPEYLRKQTMSNGERYTLPVLQEKESLISNAEEKLLALELELFNSLILSLAEVVPAIQKTSGHIGLLDVYAAFSNVSDLYNYKRPVIENSGRLIISDGRHPVVERNMDNSFVPNDSGLESESEQILIITGANMAGKSTYMRQVALITVMAQAGCFVPAASAVIGIVDRIFTRVGAFDDLSSGQSTFMVEMLELANILNNITDKSLVILDEIGRGTSTLDGYSIAKAVLEFLHGRSKSGPRTLFATHFHEMVGMEGELKRVSNYHFAVNETGRDVVFLRKLIPGATDRSYGIHVAKLAGIPKKVLDRSSEILKLEQEREYSVPGRIQPRYTQMLLIDQGDCASVHDCGNGGKLAERIREIDTDSLTPREALALIYTLKEEAGDEMN